In the genome of Dermacentor silvarum isolate Dsil-2018 chromosome 1, BIME_Dsil_1.4, whole genome shotgun sequence, one region contains:
- the LOC125942090 gene encoding uncharacterized protein K02A2.6-like, with amino-acid sequence MLSPRMFRWSIFLNGYQHTLHHRPGKQLGHVDGPSRLPQADQCQDDPSPAEVVMLLDVLPESPVHADDVAKHSAKDAILSRVLNWVWKGQHELSAHKECLLWGDHVVIPQKLRFRVLKALHVGHPGIVRMKALARSYVWWPGMDAAIEEWVRRCLPCQETRPEMPRAPVHPWETTRTPWSCLHIDFAGPFQGQTFLIVVDSYSKWLEVIPMSSMTLSAVITTLRRLFATHGLPDTLVTDNGPQFTSTEFRGFLYANLIHQATSAPFYPSTNGQAERMVRTTKEALSRIIRGSWAQHLADFTLQQHVTPHTVTGRSPCELLMGRQLSTMLARLHTDRAPHKSSRLAEALPTPRTFQPDDPVFVRNYSQGPPWVPAVISRATGPISYEVVFPDSRMCRRDVDQLRRRGSSPMRLAETVPEGGQPEVRPASSPSPVGVSCSKTPDPSETEEQLRVMLPSEEQPRVMLPSDDTAAPQPATTEQSVELPGPRRSQRSRKTP; translated from the exons ATGCTTTCACCGCGAATGTTTCGGTGGTCCATTTTTCTGAATGGATACCAGCATACTCTCCACCACCGACCAGGAAAACAGTTAGGCCATGTAGATGGTCCCAGCAGACTGCCCCAAGCGGACCAGTGTCAGGATGACCCTTCGCCAGCAGAGGTCGTCATGCTTCTGGACGTACTTCCAGAATCTCCAGTCCATGCAGACGATGTGGCGAAGCACTCCGCCAAGGACGCTATCCTCTCCCGCGTCCTCAACTGGGTGTGGAAGGG GCAACATGAGCTGTCCGCCCACAAGGAATGCTTACTTTGGGGTGACCATGTGGTGATTCCACAGAAGCTTCGTTTCCGGGTCCTCAAAGCTCTGCATGTCGGACACCCCGGCATCGTCAGAATGAAAGCACTTGCCCGCAGTTATGTATGGTGGCCCGGCATGGATGCGGCCATTGAGGAATGGGTCCGGCGATGCCTTCCTTGCCAGGAAACACGGCCCGAGATGCCTCGGGCACCTGTGCACCCATGGGAGACGACCCGGACTCCATGGTCATGCCTGCACATTGATTTCGCTGGTCCATTCCAAGGACAGACCTTCTTGATTGTGGTGGATTCTTATTCCAAATGGCTGGAGGTCATACCAATGTCGTCAATGACATTGAGTGCTGTAATCACTACCTTACGAAGATTGTTCGCAACTCATGGCCTGCCAGATACCCTCGTCACAGACAATGGCCCGCAGTTCACATCCACAGAATTTCGAGGGTTCCTGTATGCAAACCTCATCCACCAAGCGACATCTGCACCGTTCTATCCATCCACGAACGGGCAGGCTGAAAGGATGGTACGGACCACCAAAGAGGCATTATCTCGGATAATCCGAGGAAGCTGGGCACAGCACCTGGCAGACTTCACTCTCCAGCAGCATGTAACTCCGCACACAGTCACGGGTCGCTCCCCGTGCGAGTTACTGATGGGCCGCCAACTGTCTACCATGCTGGCCCGGCTGCACACAGACCGGGCCCCTCACAAGTCCTCCCGATTGGCAGAAGCTCTGCCTACACCACGCACATTCCAGCCCGATGACCCTGTATTTGTACGCAACTACAGCCAAGGCCCACCATGGGTACCTGCTGTGATTTCCAGAGCAACTGGCCCGATCTCTTATGAGGTGGTTTTTCCGGACAGCCGTATGTGTCGCCGGGACGTGGACCAGCTTCGTCGTCGGGGCAGCAGTCCCATGAGGTTAGCCGAAACCGTACCTGAAGGAGGACAGCCTGAGGTCCGGCCTGCGTCAAGCCCTTCACCTGTTGGAGTGAGCTGCAGCAAGACACCAGATCCCAGTGAAACCGAGGAGCAACTAAGAGTCATGCTACCATCTGAGGAGCAACCAAGAGTCATGCTACCTTCAGACGACACAGCAGCACCTCAGCCAGCAACAACAGAGCAAAGTGTAGAATTGCCGGGGCCACGCCGTTCGCAGCGTTCCCGTAAGACACCTTAA